One Panicum virgatum strain AP13 chromosome 9K, P.virgatum_v5, whole genome shotgun sequence genomic region harbors:
- the LOC120649114 gene encoding arginine decarboxylase-like, with protein sequence MATCSPGDYLIVPRNCHISVISALVLSGAVPKYIIPEYNPAWDIAGGITPLQVDEAVKELEEDGKRVGAVLVTSPTYHGLCSNVQGIVSVCHPRGIPVIVDEAHGAHFKFHESLPSTAIEQGADLAVQSTHKVLCSLTQSSMLHTAGDLVNVDQVSKCLQVLQSSSPSYLLLSSLDAARYHLSKNTNIFDEPLDIASETKDQLMVIPGISVLDLPCFASDFPAIDPLRITFSASDLQLSGYEAYDILYEGHQIVSELVGTRSVTFAVNLGTRVQDVEKLVQSAKHLSEKYFFANSSKPMKENCVCGPLDKISVHLTPREAFFAKKRRVRIEDSLGEICGELICPYPPGIPVLIPGEVVTHDSLSYLMNVRHHGITIKLLMLS encoded by the coding sequence ATGGCTACTTGTTCTCCCGGAGACTACCTCATTGTACCACGAAACTGCCACATTTCTGTGATCTCTGCACTGGTCTTGTCTGGTGCGGTACCTAAATACATAATACCAGAGTATAATCCAGCATGGGACATTGCTGGTGGTATCACCCCCTTGCAGGTGGACGAAGCAGTAAAAGAGTTGGAGGAGGATGGAAAGAGGGTTGGCGCTGTTCTTGTTACTTCGCCTACATACCATGGTTTATGCAGCAATGTGCAAGGTATTGTTAGTGTTTGTCACCCACGAGGCATTCCAGTTATAGTTGATGAGGCACATGGTGCACATTTCAAGTTCCACGAGAGTTTGCCAAGCACTGCAATTGAGCAAGGTGCTGACCTGGCTGTGCAATCCACACACAAGGTCCTGTGCTCCCTTACACAGTCCTCAATGCTTCATACAGCTGGAGATCTTGTGAATGTAGATCAAGTAAGCAAGTGCCTTCAGGTCCTCCAGAGCTCAAGCCCGAGTTACCTACTACTGTCATCTTTGGATGCTGCAAGATATCATCTGAGCAAGAACACAAATATATTTGACGAACCATTAGATATAGCATCAGAAACAAAAGACCAGTTGATGGTAATCCCAGGGATATCTGTTCTGGACTTGCCATGTTTTGCTTCTGATTTCCCTGCTATCGATCCATTGCGTATTACATTCAGCGCTTCAGATCTGCAATTATCGGGATATGAAGCCTATGACATTTTATATGAAGGTCATCAAATCGTATCTGAGCTTGTTGGCACACGATCAGTGACATTTGCAGTTAACTTAGGAACCAGAGTGCAAGATGTTGAGAAGCTTGTGCAATCTGCAAAGCATCTATCAGAAAAATATTTCTTTGCAAATAGCTCCAAACCTATGAAAGAAAATTGTGTTTGCGGCCCATTAGACAAGATCTCTGTGCATCTGACTCCAAGAGAGGCCTTCTTTGCAAAGAAGAGGAGAGTGAGAATTGAGGACAGCCTAGGTGAAATTTGTGGTGAGCTAATCTGCCCTTACCCACCGGGTATCCCAGTGCTGATCCCAGGCGAGGTAGTAACTCATGATTCACTGTCTTACTTGATGAATGTCAGACACCATGGCATCACTATCAAGCTGCTGATGTTGAGTTAA
- the LOC120649111 gene encoding eukaryotic translation initiation factor 1A-like, which yields MPKNKGKGGKNRKRGKNEADDDKRELVFKEDGQEYAQVTRMLGNGRCEAICVDGTPRICHIRGKMHKKVWIAAGDIVLVGLRDYQDDKADVILKYMNDEARLLKAYLELPSLNKGVDVDGPEDGEEGSDYIQFEDEDIDKI from the coding sequence ATGCCGAAGAACAAGGGTAAGGGAGGCAAGAACCGGAAGAGGGGAAAGAATGAGGCGGACGACGACAAGCGTGAGCTGGTTTTCAAGGAGGACGGGCAGGAGTACGCACAGGTGACGCGCATGCTCGGCAACGGCCGCTGCGAGGCCATCTGCGTCGACGGCACGCCCCGCATCTGCCACATCCGGGGCAAGATGCACAAGAAGGTCTGGATCGCGGCAGGCGACATCGTCCTCGTCGGCCTCCGCGACTACCAGGACGACAAGGCCGACGTCATCCTCAAGTACATGAACGACGAGGCGCGCCTGCTCAAGGCCTACTTGGAGCTCCCCAGCCTCAACAAGGGCGTCGACGTCGACGGGCCCGAGGACGGCGAAGAGGGCAGCGACTACATCCAGTTCGAGGACGAGGACATCGACAAGATCTAA
- the LOC120648935 gene encoding zinc finger BED domain-containing protein RICESLEEPER 2-like, with product MRARTELVRLIARLDVPISLGESEAFVEYIKNAHNPKYTKVSRQTTSRDILKYFTDCKAKLVETFTTSINCVCLTSDIWSGNAKEDYISVVAHYINSDWQLEKRVLGLVLIDVSHNGQNIADRVASVLADYGLSEKVFAVTLDNASSNASAMHKLKPILSKYLGLEVIDEPEYASSSLNNAVNSIFLHQRCACHILNLIVKEALTTLKSLIETFRTAISFLNSSNQRIAAYKSYCIATGVRPRKFQLDMEVRWNSTYLMLKHLFPHKSPFTTFIQAQYSRDEGEPLLLTEDHWMMAQKVLSFLELFYDATVTLSGVYYPTSPLMIHYLVKISLHLKNYANDVHIRSVVQPMIDKYNKYWRDIPLLYSFAFILDPRAKMKGFTRVLRRLGNLTSTDYSAYLVGTRARLADVYNKYDEKYGAVRLRRTDPPVLSGKSRSAWDEIYDDDGPVLGGVILPGNPNMSRDTSATSLLNAVRSSASNASELVSYLDCDTVNHLTDDFNILDWWRQHKLTYPVLSIMAKDILTVPVSTISSESTFSMTGRIIEERRRSLKPEMVEMLTCIKDWEAAEARLQQNVEDKELEEAFEELYLDS from the coding sequence ATGCGCGCTCGTACTGAACTTGTTCGATTGATTGCTAGACTAGATGTTCCTATCTCTCTTGGTGAATCTGAGGCTTTTGTCGAGTACATTAAAAATGCTCACAATCCTAAATATACTAAAGTGTCTAGGCAAACCACCTCTAGAGACATACTAAAGTACTTCACTGATTGCAAGGCTAAACTTGTTGAGACTTTTACTACTTCTATTAACTGTGTGTGTCTAACCTCCGACATTTGGTCTGGTAATGCCAAAGAGGATTACATTAGTGTTGTTGCTCACTACATAAACTCTGACTGGCAACTAGAGAAGAGGGTGCTTGGTCTGGTTCTTATTGATGTGTCCCACAATGGACAAAATATTGCTGACCGTGTAGCATCTGTTCTTGCTGATTATGGTTTGTCTGAAAAGGTGTTTGCTGTTACTTTGGACAATGCATCGTCTAATGCATCAGCCATGCATAAACTGAAACCTATTCTGTCTAAATACCTTGGTCTTGAAGTAATTGAtgaaccagagtatgcatcatCTAGTTTAAACAATGCAGTCAATTCTATATTCTTGCATCAGCGTTGTGCATGTCATATTCTGAATCTGATTGTCAAGGAGGCACTAACTACTCTTAAGTCTTTGATAGAAACATTTAGAACTGCAATATCATTTTTAAATTCATCTAATCAGAGGATTGCTGCATATAAAAGCTACTGCATTGCAACTGGTGTTAGGCCTAGAAAGTTTCAACTGGACATGGAGGTTAGGTGGAATTCTACCTACCTAATGCTTAAACATCTGTTTCCTCATAAGTCCCCTTTCACTACTTTCATCCAAGCTCAGTATTCTAGGGATGAAGGTGAGCCTTTGCTGTTAACTGAGGATCATTGGATGATGGCACAAAAAGTGCTATCCTTTCTTGAGTTGTTTTATGATGCTACTGTCACATTGTCTGGTGTGTACTATCCTACATCTCCACTTATGATTCATTATCTTGTTAAGATTTCTCTGCACCTAAAAAACTATGCTAATGATGTGCACATCAGATCTGTGGTGCAACCTATGATAGACAAATATAATAAGTATTGGAGGGACATACCTTTGCTTTACTCTTTTGCATTTATCTTGGACCCCAGAGCTAAAATGAAAGGTTTTACTAGGGTGCTAAGAAGGCTAGGTAATCTCACCAGTACTGATTATTCTGCTTATTTGGTTGGCACTAGAGCTAGACTTGCTGATGTTTACAATAaatatgatgagaaatatggtgcTGTTAGGTTGAGGAGGACTGACCCTCCTGTCCTGTCTGGTAAGTCAAGATCTGCTTGGGATGAAatatatgatgatgatggtcCTGTTTTGGGTGGTGTTATCTTGCCTGGTAATCCTAACATGTCTAGAGATACATCTGCAACTTCTCTACTGAATGCAGTAAGGTCATCAGCTTCTAATGCTTCTGAACTTGTGTCCTACTTGGACTGTGACACTGTAAACCACCTAACTGATGACTTTAACATCTTGGACTGGTGGCGTCAACACAAACTTACATATCCAGTATTGTCAATCATGGCTAAAGATATCTTAACTGTTCCTGTGTCTACCATATCTTCAGAATCCACTTTTAGTATGACAGGCAGGATTATCGAGGAGCGGCGAAGGAGTTTGAAGCCTGAAATGGTGGAGATGCTGACCTGCATCAAAGACTGGGAGGCTGCAGAAGCAAGACTGCAACAGAATGTGGAGGACAAGGAGCTTGAGGAAGCTTTTGAAGAACTTTATCTTGATTCATGA
- the LOC120649115 gene encoding CRIB domain-containing protein RIC4-like isoform X1, producing MKDRRGSSGGGDRFAVFPFSMGCMSQSAVSVADPTEKKPQGDPSSSSSATATTTAQTAAAAGSSEDGAGETAKEKAAVAAAAPGLVAAGVSRLMKGIRSLSLMFAGDDEEEEEREMVIGYPTDVQHVGHIGWDGHNKVGAMGMVNAFSLPSSLSLRQLEMAMDQAAHASA from the exons ATGAAGGACCGCCGaggcagctccggcggcggcgaccgcttCGCCGTCTTCCCCTTCTCCATGGGCTGCATGTCGCAGTCCGCCGTCTCCGTCGCCGACCCCACCGAGAAGAAGCCGCAGGGCgacccctcttcctcctcctcggccaccGCCACGACCACGGCACAGA cagcagcagcagcaggttcGTCAGAAGATGGTGCCGGCGAGACCGCGAAGGAGAAGGCtgccgtcgccgcggccgcgccgggccTCGTGGCGGCCGGGGTGTCCAGGCTGATGAAGGGGATCAGGAGCCTGTCCCTGAtgttcgccggcgacgacgaagaggaggaggagagggagatggtGATCGGGTACCCGACGGACGTGCAGCACGTGGGGCACATCGGCTGGGACGGCCACAACAAGGTCGGCGCCATGGGCATGGTGAACGCCTTCTCCctgccctcctccctctccctccgccAGCTCGAGATGGCCATGGACCAGGCGGCGCACGCGTCGGCCTGA
- the LOC120649115 gene encoding CRIB domain-containing protein RIC4-like isoform X2, with translation MKDRRGSSGGGDRFAVFPFSMGCMSQSAVSVADPTEKKPQGDPSSSSSATATTTAQTAAAGSSEDGAGETAKEKAAVAAAAPGLVAAGVSRLMKGIRSLSLMFAGDDEEEEEREMVIGYPTDVQHVGHIGWDGHNKVGAMGMVNAFSLPSSLSLRQLEMAMDQAAHASA, from the exons ATGAAGGACCGCCGaggcagctccggcggcggcgaccgcttCGCCGTCTTCCCCTTCTCCATGGGCTGCATGTCGCAGTCCGCCGTCTCCGTCGCCGACCCCACCGAGAAGAAGCCGCAGGGCgacccctcttcctcctcctcggccaccGCCACGACCACGGCACAGA cagcagcagcaggttcGTCAGAAGATGGTGCCGGCGAGACCGCGAAGGAGAAGGCtgccgtcgccgcggccgcgccgggccTCGTGGCGGCCGGGGTGTCCAGGCTGATGAAGGGGATCAGGAGCCTGTCCCTGAtgttcgccggcgacgacgaagaggaggaggagagggagatggtGATCGGGTACCCGACGGACGTGCAGCACGTGGGGCACATCGGCTGGGACGGCCACAACAAGGTCGGCGCCATGGGCATGGTGAACGCCTTCTCCctgccctcctccctctccctccgccAGCTCGAGATGGCCATGGACCAGGCGGCGCACGCGTCGGCCTGA
- the LOC120649115 gene encoding CRIB domain-containing protein RIC4-like isoform X3, translating into MKDRRGSSGGGDRFAVFPFSMGCMSQSAVSVADPTEKKPQGDPSSSSSATATTTAQTAAGSSEDGAGETAKEKAAVAAAAPGLVAAGVSRLMKGIRSLSLMFAGDDEEEEEREMVIGYPTDVQHVGHIGWDGHNKVGAMGMVNAFSLPSSLSLRQLEMAMDQAAHASA; encoded by the exons ATGAAGGACCGCCGaggcagctccggcggcggcgaccgcttCGCCGTCTTCCCCTTCTCCATGGGCTGCATGTCGCAGTCCGCCGTCTCCGTCGCCGACCCCACCGAGAAGAAGCCGCAGGGCgacccctcttcctcctcctcggccaccGCCACGACCACGGCACAGA cagcagcaggttcGTCAGAAGATGGTGCCGGCGAGACCGCGAAGGAGAAGGCtgccgtcgccgcggccgcgccgggccTCGTGGCGGCCGGGGTGTCCAGGCTGATGAAGGGGATCAGGAGCCTGTCCCTGAtgttcgccggcgacgacgaagaggaggaggagagggagatggtGATCGGGTACCCGACGGACGTGCAGCACGTGGGGCACATCGGCTGGGACGGCCACAACAAGGTCGGCGCCATGGGCATGGTGAACGCCTTCTCCctgccctcctccctctccctccgccAGCTCGAGATGGCCATGGACCAGGCGGCGCACGCGTCGGCCTGA
- the LOC120649116 gene encoding zinc finger CCCH domain-containing protein 18-like, translating to MSRCFPFPPPGYEKTAPPDAQLASNLQQLDKEKHKEKKHKKDKDKKEGKERKDKDRSKDKHKDKKDRKEKHKDKKKDKSKDKSKESVEGIERHDETLHNQKVGESSRKSEENKDIKSREDLVRKIPDEKGAVSRPIENYAVSNDRSRGGFSASPAIENERSAVNKMHIQSSNASRKNEGLGQQNINHQRNGTSVRHSENFTTSAQRTAAGFTPAPTMEERVKAGRPPSNTEVTPRKEGIGQRISNISILVRKRTETASQDVAKQEVGTTSPLLPNHANTMHKGNGKVARPTEHTTTSIQRFDSPSTSNAGAGIDRGIPRSSISSPSITIRRPNGMVQSPENLSVSANKPDAGGLSPAMWKEKEHGGRLPQAKISADQKLVMSKPPAMDKAADGRAERMEKVRDGAPDAAKKEDKKSDRHEKKKRKEKDKHKEKKKEKEAKKEKAQHNHKEQDKLRENNINYPIDSLHSKPSGPPSAPPVDDGKSVVPDEKKRKNHETNGYLQNVHDMRPTKLPRPALPNNRVENGTASHVAAPLSSVKPEALNIEKAERLHKKEEKFNGNKQAQQQSAASVDPVAAYENGTPSRKSPHPDCKYLSQIYSIPEAPQMMEWPEHEGEDWLFDQGSSSQSKKASSEADGAPKVWAEALKIDPADVIALPYVIPY from the exons GAGAAACACAAAGAGAAGAAGCATAAGAAGGACAAGGATAAAAAAGAAGGtaaagaaaggaaggataaaGATAGGAGTAAGGATAAGCATAAAGATAAGAAGGATcgaaaagaaaaacacaaagacaagaaaaaagACAAGAGCAAAGATAAAAGCAAGGAATCAGTAGAAGGAATTGAAAGACATGATGAGACTCTCCATAATCAGAAGGTCGGAGAGAGCAGCAGgaaatctgaagaaaataaGGATATTAAGTCCAGGGAGGATTTGGTCAGAAAGATACCAGATGAGAAAGGGGCAGTGAGTCGTCCTATTGAAAATTATGCTGTTTCAAATGATAGAAGTCGTGGAGGCTTCAGTGCATCTCCTGCAATTGAGAATGAAAGATCTGCAGTTAATAAAATGCATATTCAATCTAGTAATGCTTCAAGGAAAAATGAGGGATTGGGGCAGCAGAACATCAACCATCAGAGGAATGGGACATCTGTACGACATTCAGAAAACTTCACTACTTCAGCTCAAAGAACTGCTGCTGGTTTTACACCAGCACCTACGATGGAGGAAAGAGTCAAAGCTGGAAGGCCTCCCTCCAATACTGAAGTCACACCCAGAAAAGAGGGGATTGGACAGCGAATCAGTAACATTAGCATATTGGTTCGGAAGAGAACTGAGACTGCAAGCCAAGATGTTGCAAAGCAAGAAGTTGGCACCACCTCTCCATTGCTTCCAAATCATGCTAATACTATGCATAAGGGAAATGGCAAGGTTGCTAGGCCAACGGAGCACACCACAACATCTATTCAGAGATTTGACAGTCCATCTACATCCAATGCAGGAGCGGGGATAGATAGAGGAATTCCTAGGTCAAGTATCTCAAGCCCAAGCATTACAATTCGGAGGCCAAATGGAATGGTGCAATCACCTGAAAACCTTTCTGTCTCTGCTAATAAGCCTGATGCGGGAGGTCTTTCACCTGCTATGTGGAAGGAAAAGGAACACGGTGGAAGGCTACCGCAGGCTAAAATTTCAGCTGATCAGAAACTTGTTATGTCGAAACCTCCAGCTATGGACAAAGCTGCAGATGGAAGAGCTGAAAGGATGGAGAAGGTCAGAGATGGGGCACCTGATGCTGCCAAGAAAGAGGACAAGAAGAGTGATCGGcacgagaaaaagaaaaggaaagagaaagataaacacaaagagaagaaaaaggagaaagaggCAAAGAAGGAGAAAGCACAACATAATCACAAAGAGCAAGATAAGCTAAGAGAGAACAATATAAATTATCCGATAGATAGTCTTCACTCGAAGCCCTCGGGccctccttcagccccaccagtTGATGATGGAAAATCTGTTGTGCCTGATGAGAAGAAGCGAAAGAATCATGAGACGAATGGTTACTTACAAA ACGTTCATGATATGCGGCCTACAAAGTTGCCGAGACCAGCCCTCCCGAACAATCGTGTGGAGAATGGTACAGCATCTCATGTAGCCGCGCCACTCTCTTCTGTGAAGCCAGAAGCCCTAAATATTGAAAAGGCTGAAAGGCTCCACAAGAAGGAAGAGAAGTTCAATGGCAACAAACAGGCTCAGCAGCAATCTGCAGCTTCAGTCGATCCAGTGGCTGCTTATGAGAATGGCACACCTTCTAGGAAGTCACCTCACCCTGACTGCAAGTATCTTAGCCAGATATACAGCATTCCTGAAGCACCTCAAATGATGGAATGGCCTGAGCATGAAGGTGAGGACTGGCTCTTCGACCAAGGTAGCAGCAGCCAGTCAAAGAAGGCCAGTTCAGAGGCTGATGGAGCACCCAAAGTGTGGGCTGAGGCTCTGAAAATTGACCCTGCCGATGTCATTGCTTTACCATATGTCATCCCATATTAG
- the LOC120648934 gene encoding purple acid phosphatase 15-like — PLLLLAAAAAAVSSAEPASTLSGPARPVTVPLGDRGHTVDLPDTDPRVRRRVTGWAPEQVAVALSAEPTSAWISWITGAFQMGGGGGGVKPLDPSAVGSVVRYGLAADFLPHEAAAGESLVYSQLYPFEGLRNYTSGIIHHVRLRGLEPGTRYYYQCGDPAIPGAMSDVRAFRTMPAVGPRSYPGRIAVVGDLGLTYNTTFASYSSRFAFPSEESGSLSPFYYSFDAGGIHFVMLAAYVDYKKSGEQYRWLEKYLEKVDRSVTPWLIAGWHAPWYTTYEAHYREAECMRVEMEELLYSYAVDVVFTGHVHAYERSNRVFNYTLDPCGPVHISVGDGGNREKMATSHADEPGHCPDPASTPDPFMGGGLCASNFTSGPAAGSFCWDRQPEYSAYRESSFGHGILEVANETHALWRWHRNYSWPTGPSPLGRHGPGPRKHGTVPVRPGSRRASAGPVPGAGPCLGRDQGPRH; from the coding sequence ccgctgctgctgcttgcggcggcggcggccgcggtttCCTCCGCCGAGCCGGCGTCCACGCTGTCCGGGCCGGCGCGCCCGGTGACGGTGCCGCTCGGGGACAGGGGCCACACGGTGGACCTGCCGGACACGGACCCGCGGGTGCGGCGCCGCGTCACGGGCTGGGCGCCCGAGCAGGTCGCCGTCGCGCTCTCCGCCGAGCCCACCTCCGCCTGGATCTCCTGGATCACAGGGGCCTTCcagatgggcggcggcggcggcggcgttaagCCGCTGGACCCCAGCGCCGTCGGCAGCGTCGTGCGCTACGGTCTCGCCGCGGACTTCCTCCCccacgaggccgccgccggcgagtcaCTCGTGTACAGCCAGCTCTACCCCTTCGAGGGCCTCCGGAACTACACCTCCGGCATCATCCACCACGTCCGCCTCCGGGGGCTGGAGCCCGGGACCAGGTACTACTACCAGTGCGGCGACCCGGCCATCCCCGGCGCCATGAGCGACGTCCGGGCGTTCCGGACGATGCCGGCCGTCGGTCCCAGGAGCTACCCGGGGAGGATCGCCGTGGTCGGGGACCTTGGCCTCACCTACAACACCACGTTTGCGTCTTACAGCTCCAGGTTCGCGTTCCCGTCAGAGGAGAGCGGATCCTTGTCCCCGTTCTACTACTCGTTCGACGCCGGTGGCATCCACTTCGTGATGCTCGCGGCGTACGTCGACTACAAGAAATCAGGTGAGCAATACCGGTGGCTGGAGAAATACTTGGAGAAGGTGGACAGGTCAGTGACCCCGTGGCTGATAGCCGGGTGGCACGCGCCCTGGTACACCACCTACGAGGCCCACTACAGGGAGGCCGAGTGCATGAGGGTGGAGATGGAGGAGCTCCTCTACTCGTACGCCGTCGACGTCGTCTTCACCGGCCACGTCCACGCGTACGAGCGATCCAACCGGGTGTTCAACTACacgctggacccgtgcggccCCGTGCACATCTCCGTGGGCGACGGCGGCAACCGGGAGAAGATGGCCACGAGCCACGCCGACGAGCCCGGCCACTGCCCGGACCCGGCGTCCACGCCGGACCCCTTCATGGGCGGCGGCCTCTGCGCCTCCAACTTCACGtcgggccccgccgccggcagcttCTGCTGGGACCGCCAGCCGGAGTACAGCGCCTACAGGGAGAGCAGCTTCGGGCACGGCATCCTGGAGGTGGCCAACGAGACGCACGCGCTCTGGCGGTGGCACCGCAACTATAGCTGGCCAACTGGGCCGAGCCCGTTGGGCCGGCACGGGCCCGGCCCAAGAAAGCACGGCACTGTCCCGGTCCGGCCCGGGAGCAGGCGGGCTAGTGCCGGGCCCGTGCCAGgcgccgggccgtgcctgggccgcgatCAAGGCCCACGGCACTAG